A single genomic interval of Zingiber officinale cultivar Zhangliang chromosome 4A, Zo_v1.1, whole genome shotgun sequence harbors:
- the LOC121970751 gene encoding vacuolar protein sorting-associated protein 32 homolog 2-like: MFSRVFGRNKEQPNALATLDKLNETLEMLEKKEKVLLKKMATEVEKAKEFTKAKNKRAAIQCLKRKRLYEQQVEQLSNFQLRIHDQMIMLEGAKATTETVDALRAGAAVMKAMQKATNIDDVDATMDEINAQTENMKQIQEALSIPIGADFDEDELLAELDELDDYELMDQLLQPATTAPAASLPVPTGRLPTRPVPQKNSSEEDEIAALQAEMAM, translated from the exons ATGTTCAGTAGGGTATTCGGAAGGAACAAAGAACAGCCAAATGCCTTGGCTACTCTGGATAAGCTCAATGAG ACACTTGAGATGCTAGAGAAAAAAGAGAAAGTTCTTCTGAAGAAGATGGCCACAGAGGTTGAGAAGGCCAAGGAGTTCACTAAAGCCAAAAACAAGAGAG CTGCTATACAATGCTTGAAAAGGAAAAGACTTTATGAGCAGCAAGTCGAGCAGCTTAGCAATTTCCAGTTGCGAATTCATGATCAG ATGATAATGTTGGAAGGTGCAAAAGCTACTACTGAGACAGTAGATGCACTGAGAGCTGGAGCAGCTGTCATGAAAGCTATGCAGAAAGCTAC TAATATTGATGATGTTGATGCAACAATGGATGAGATCAATGCACAAACAGAAAATATGAAACAAATTCAAGAAGCATTATCTATTCCTATTGGAGCTGATTTTGATGAA GACGAATTGCTAGCAGAACTAGATGAGTTGGATGACTATGAATTGATGGATCAGTTGCTTCAGCCAGCTACAACTGCTCCAGCTGCTTCACTGCCAGTTCCTACTGGTAGACTTCCCACTCGACCTGTTCCACAAAAGAATAGTTCCGAGGAAGATGAAATTGCAGCACTACAGGCTGAAATGGCCATGTAA